The Streptomyces sp. cg36 genomic interval CCTCAGCCTGCGCATGCACGAGCGCACCGGCCGCGGCTGGGTCGGCATGACCCAGCTGTGGAACACCCCCGGCGTCGTCCTGCGCACCCAGCCCACGCCCGAGTCGCCCGTCCGCGAGCGCTACACCTACAGCCGCGACGAGCTCACCGACACCCTCGTCTTCCTGATGCGCAAGTACCGGCCCACGCTGGTGCGCACCCTCGACCCGGACCCCGACGCCCAGGTCCACGACAAGCTCCACCCGCGCGGCAGCGACCAGGTCGGCTACTCCGACCACCCCGACCACACCGCCGCCGCCCTGTTCACCTGGCGCGCCCTCGCCGAGTGGGGCCAGGGCACCGCCCAGGGCTCGCGCACCCCCGGCTTCCTCGTCGAGTCCTTCCGCGGCTACTACAACCAGCGCTGGCCCTACAACCTGCCCTCGGACACCGTCCACCAGAAGACCGAGTACCTCAACGCCTACGGCGGCGCCCCCAGCTGGAGCTGCGGCAACGCCTCCGGCTGCGGCGACTACTCCGTCGGCGTCAACGGCGTCCTCAAGTCCAAGAAGGGCTGGGTGCGCTCCACCCACCGCCGCTACCCGACCGCCGGCCCCAAGGTCGTCGTCGACAAGGACGGCCGCATGAGCGTCTACGCGGTCCTGGGCACCCGCGCCGCCCGCTGGCGCGAGTCCGGCCCCTTCAGCGGCGGCTGGGGCACCGCCGAGGACCTCGGCGGCGGCCCGCTCGCCCCCGCCCTCAGCGCCGTCGCCGGCGCCGACGGCCGCCACCTCGTCTTCGGACTGCGCTTCACCGGCCTCGGCTCCGCCGACAACGACGACACCCGCGAGATAGTCCTCCTCCAGCAGAAGACCCCCGGCGGCCCGTTCGCCGAGCAGTGGATCAGCCTCGGCAACCCCGAGACCGACGCCCGGCGCAGCCGCCTCACCGGCCCGCCCACCGCGGTGGCCGCCCCCGACGGCACCGTCCACGTCTTCGTGCGCAACGCCGCCAAGGGCATCAGCACCCGCGTCCGCAACAAGCAGGGCACCTGGTCGCCGTGGCAGAAGCTGCCCGGCGGCGGCCAGATCCAGGAGGGCCTGACCGCCGCCGTCGACGGCGACGGCCGCGTCCACGTCTTCGGCTCCGCCTTCGGCTGGGTCGAGCACTGGACCCAGAAGGACGCGGGCGGCGCCATGGTGCGCGGCGCCCGCGGCCTCAAGACCCGGCCCGGCGACGCCCCCGACGCCGTCGCCGCCAAGGACGGCTCCGTGCTGCTCGCCTACCACAAGCCCGCCAGCGACCAGGTCAACATCGCCCAGCTGCGCGGCGGGCAGGCCGGACGCTGGACCGAACTGCCCGACCAGAAGGTCACCGGCTACGGCCCGGTCGCCCTCGTCGGCGGCCAGGACCTCGCCACCGGCGGCGTCATGCTGACCAGCCGCGGCGGCACCGGCTCCATCGAAATGGTCGACAGCGGCAAGCAAGTCACCCTCCACGGCGACGCGTCCTCCGGATTCATGGTCGGCGCCCCCGCCGTCGTCCAGGGCGCGAGCCAGGGCGTCGCCCTGGTCACGCTCGGCCTCACCACCACCCCCGCGGTGACCAGGGTCCCGCCGCGCGCCGGCACCGTCTGACCGACACACCGCACCGGCGCGCACAGCCGGGCGGACCGGGAGCGAACAGGGGCGTACGGGACCATCCCGTACGCCTCTTCCGCACCCCCCGCGCGGGCCGCCGCGCCCCGCGTTTACGCGGCCTTCACGTTCGTACGAAAAGTCACAGCGGGCCGGGCCCGCCCCCACGGGCTCCTAGACTGTCCGCATGACTTGGATGATCACCGGCGGCGCCGGCTACATCGGATCCCACGTGGTGAAGGCCCTCGTCGACGGCGGCGACCACGTCGTCGTCCTCGACGACCTCAGCACCGGAGACCCGGCGCGGCTGCCCGAAGGCGTCCGGCTGGAGCGCGGCACCGTCCTCGACCGCCAGGTCCTCGACCGCGTCCTGCGCGAGAACGACGTCGACGGCGTCATCCACATCGCCGCCAAGAAGCAGGTCGGCGAATCCGTGGAACGCCCCCTGCACTACTACCGCGAGAACGTCGAAGGACTGCGCACCGTCCTCGAAGCCGCCGCCGACGCCGGCGTACGCCGCTTCCTGTTCTCCTCCTCCGCCGCCGTCTACGGCATGCCCGACGTCGACCTCGTCACCGAGCAGACCGAATGCCTGCCCATGAGCCCCTACGGCGAGACCAAGCTCGCCGGCGAATGGCTCGTCAGCGCCGTCGGCAAGGCCCACGGCATGGCCACCGCCTCCCTGCGCTACTTCAACGTCGCCGGCGCCGCCACCCCCGAACTCGGCGACCCCGGCATCTTCAACCTCGTCCCGATGGTCTTCGAGCGCCTCACCCAGGGCAAGGCGCCGCTCATCTTCGGCGACGACTACCCCACCCCCGACGGCACCTGCGTCCGCGACTACATCCACATCGAGGACATCGCCTCCGCCCACGTCGCCGCCGCCCACCGGCTCGCCGCGGACCCCGCCGCCGCCCTCATCCTCAACATCGGCCGCGGCGAAGGCGCCTCCGTCGCCGAAATGGTCGACATCATCCGCGACGTCACCGGCATCACCGAACCCGCCCCCGAAGTCGCCCCCCGCCGCCCCGGCGACCCCGCCCGCGTCGTCGCCTCCGCCGAGCTCATCACCAAGGAACTCGACTGGACGGCCCGCCACGACATCCGCGCCATGATCACCTCCGCCTGGGAAGGCTGGCTGCTGCGCCACCCGCGCGACTGACCCGCCCGGCCCCGCCCCCACCCGGGCGGGGCCGCCCCCCAACGGGAGCAGCGGCCCGACCGCCGGCCGCACCCCGCCCCACCCGGGCGGGGCCGCCCCACCCAGGCCCCGCGGCCCGCCCCCGCCGCCCCCGCCTGTCCAGCGACCGAAACAGCCGCGCGCCCCGCCCGCGGCCTGGCATAGATTTCCCGGTGTGACCGTGGCAAGGCAGTACGTGACCCAAGCCCGCAGGATCGTCGTCAAGGTGGGCTCCTCCTCGCTCACCACCGCCTCCGGCGGCCTCGACGCCGACCGCGTCGACGCCCTCGTCGACGTCCTCGCCAAAGCCCGCAGCGGCGGCGAGAAGGAAATAGTGCTCGTCTCCTCCGGCGCCATCGCCGCCGGACTCGCCCCCCTCGGCCTGCGCCGGCGCCCCACCGACCTCGCCCGCCAGCAGGCCGCCGCCAGCGTCGGCCAGGGCCTCCTCGTCGCCCGCTACACCGCCTCCTTCGCCCGCTACGGCGTACGCGTCGGCCAAGTCCTCCTCACCAGCGACGACACCAGCCGACGCGCCCACTACCGCAACGCCTACCGCACCCTCGACCAGCTCCTCGCCATGGGCGCGCTCCCCGTCGTCAACGAGAACGACACCGTCGCCACCGACGAGATCCGCTTCGGCGACAACGACCGGCTCGCCGCCCTCGTCGCCCACCTCGTCCGCGCCGACCTCCTCGTCCTCCTCTCCGACGTCGACGGCCTCTACGACGGCGACCCCAGCACCCCCGGCACCACCCGCATCCGCGAAGTGCACGGCCCCGACGACATCGCCCACGTCCAGATCGGCAGCGCCGGCAAAGCCGGCGTCGGCACCGGCGGCATGGTCACCAAGGTCGAAGCCGCCCGCATCGCCGCCGCCGCCGGCGTCCCCGTCGTCCTCACCTCCGCCAG includes:
- a CDS encoding PIG-L family deacetylase is translated as MGRRTASRRAVLASMAGVVAAGAIAGCDSKHPSARGAAVTSAPPKPVALLPADHRSNFDTPGSPLAMAIVAHPDDDLFFMNPDTLNTLERNIPVVSVYVTGGGSFGVNQAPGEPKARPDVPAYVSARQQGLRQAYARMLGATLFTPWTRTALRLPGGREAELNVLEYNGRRAELIFLSLRMHERTGRGWVGMTQLWNTPGVVLRTQPTPESPVRERYTYSRDELTDTLVFLMRKYRPTLVRTLDPDPDAQVHDKLHPRGSDQVGYSDHPDHTAAALFTWRALAEWGQGTAQGSRTPGFLVESFRGYYNQRWPYNLPSDTVHQKTEYLNAYGGAPSWSCGNASGCGDYSVGVNGVLKSKKGWVRSTHRRYPTAGPKVVVDKDGRMSVYAVLGTRAARWRESGPFSGGWGTAEDLGGGPLAPALSAVAGADGRHLVFGLRFTGLGSADNDDTREIVLLQQKTPGGPFAEQWISLGNPETDARRSRLTGPPTAVAAPDGTVHVFVRNAAKGISTRVRNKQGTWSPWQKLPGGGQIQEGLTAAVDGDGRVHVFGSAFGWVEHWTQKDAGGAMVRGARGLKTRPGDAPDAVAAKDGSVLLAYHKPASDQVNIAQLRGGQAGRWTELPDQKVTGYGPVALVGGQDLATGGVMLTSRGGTGSIEMVDSGKQVTLHGDASSGFMVGAPAVVQGASQGVALVTLGLTTTPAVTRVPPRAGTV
- the galE gene encoding UDP-glucose 4-epimerase GalE, with the protein product MTWMITGGAGYIGSHVVKALVDGGDHVVVLDDLSTGDPARLPEGVRLERGTVLDRQVLDRVLRENDVDGVIHIAAKKQVGESVERPLHYYRENVEGLRTVLEAAADAGVRRFLFSSSAAVYGMPDVDLVTEQTECLPMSPYGETKLAGEWLVSAVGKAHGMATASLRYFNVAGAATPELGDPGIFNLVPMVFERLTQGKAPLIFGDDYPTPDGTCVRDYIHIEDIASAHVAAAHRLAADPAAALILNIGRGEGASVAEMVDIIRDVTGITEPAPEVAPRRPGDPARVVASAELITKELDWTARHDIRAMITSAWEGWLLRHPRD
- the proB gene encoding glutamate 5-kinase; this encodes MTVARQYVTQARRIVVKVGSSSLTTASGGLDADRVDALVDVLAKARSGGEKEIVLVSSGAIAAGLAPLGLRRRPTDLARQQAAASVGQGLLVARYTASFARYGVRVGQVLLTSDDTSRRAHYRNAYRTLDQLLAMGALPVVNENDTVATDEIRFGDNDRLAALVAHLVRADLLVLLSDVDGLYDGDPSTPGTTRIREVHGPDDIAHVQIGSAGKAGVGTGGMVTKVEAARIAAAAGVPVVLTSASHAADALAGRDTGTYFHRTGRRSADRLLWLAHASTPRGHLVLDDGAVTAVLERHSSLLPAGIAAVEGEFSAGDPVELRDTTGRAIARGLVNFDAKEIPQLLGRSTRELARELGPAYEREVVHRDDLVVLHP